CCCTTCTGCCTGACCATGTTCGAGGACGGCATCAAGGGGGCGGGCCTGGAGGGGCAGCTCGCGCCGCGGGATATCGCCGAGGTGCTGGCCGAGCGGCTGTAACCACTAAAACATCGGACCGATCGGACGGATCAGACCGATCGGTCCGATGAAGAGCAAAGGAGAAAAGCCATGAAAATTCTCGTCTGCATCAAGCAGGTACCCGACATGGAGTCGCGCTTCAAGGTGAACGCCGCCGGCAGCTGGTACGACACCAGTGATCTCGCCTGGCGGCTGAACGAGTACGACGAATACGCCGTCGAGCAGGCAGTGCAGGTGAAGGAGCAGCTGGGCGGCGCCCCCGAGATCACCGTCCTCTGCGTCGGCCCCGAGCGGGTCAAGGAGGCCATCAAGAAGGCCCTGGCCATGGGGGGCGACAAGGGCGTGCACGTTCAGGACGAGGCGAGCTTTGAGAAGGACCCCTTCGAGATCGCCTCGGTTATCGCCGAGTACGCCCGCAGCGAGCACTTCGATCTCATTCTCACCGGCATGCAGTCCCAGGACCGCGGCTCGGCGCAGGTCGGGGTGCTTCTGGCCGAGATGCTCGGCATCCCCGCCGTCACCACCATCGTCGGTTTTACTCTTGAGAACGGTGCCGTCACCGCCAAAAGAGAGTTAGAGGGGGGCCTCAAGGCGGTGGTCAAGGCCCGGCTTCCGGCCCTCTTCACCTGCCAGCTCGGCCTCAACACCCCACGCTACCCGACGCTGCCCAACATCATGAAGGCCAAGAAGAAGGAGCTGGCCGCCCTCGCCGTGGCCGACCTGCTCAAGGTTCAGCCGCTCGCCGTCACTGCGAAGATGACCCTGCCGGAGAAGAAGGCGGGCGGCGTGGTGTTGGAGGGGGAGATCGGCGAGCTCGCCGACAAGCTGATCGGGATCCTCAAGGAAAAGACTGCGGTCTTCAAATAATCAAGGATGAGGGATGAGGGATGAATAAAAGGCCTTTGCTAATAAAAGGAGAGAAGTGATGAAAGCACTGCTCGTTGGAGAATACCGGGAAGGCAAGCTGCTCGGCAGCACCTATGAAACGCTCGCCTTCGCGCAGAAGATAGGCGCCGCGGCCGTCCTGTTCGCCGTCGGCAGCGAGGGCGACCTGCCCCGATTCGACGGCAAGCTCTACCTGGCCGATGCCGGCCGGTACGGCGAATACAACCCGCCGGCGCACAAGGCGCTGCTGCTCGAGGTGATCGCCAAGGAAAAACCCGACCTCGTGGTTCTGTCCCACTCCTCCTACGGCTGGGACCTCGCGCCCCGGCTGGCGGTGGCCCTTAATGCCGCGCAGGTCTCCGAGGTGGTTGACGTTCGGGACGGCGCCTTCGTGGTTCCGGCCTG
The sequence above is drawn from the Desulfuromonadales bacterium genome and encodes:
- a CDS encoding electron transfer flavoprotein subunit beta/FixA family protein, giving the protein MKILVCIKQVPDMESRFKVNAAGSWYDTSDLAWRLNEYDEYAVEQAVQVKEQLGGAPEITVLCVGPERVKEAIKKALAMGGDKGVHVQDEASFEKDPFEIASVIAEYARSEHFDLILTGMQSQDRGSAQVGVLLAEMLGIPAVTTIVGFTLENGAVTAKRELEGGLKAVVKARLPALFTCQLGLNTPRYPTLPNIMKAKKKELAALAVADLLKVQPLAVTAKMTLPEKKAGGVVLEGEIGELADKLIGILKEKTAVFK